A stretch of the Oryzias melastigma strain HK-1 unplaced genomic scaffold, ASM292280v2 sc02860, whole genome shotgun sequence genome encodes the following:
- the LOC118598562 gene encoding SPRY domain-containing protein 3-like → MKSFQKNLMFVGFYVVDDGKIFHGSGVGDAFGPRCFKGDIMGCGIMFPRDYILDGEGDADDCERLEFRPTPAAVQNVLYLNDEEDDEEDGDDQEQDQDGRKVTVSLVCVYIQSSF, encoded by the exons atgaagagtTTCCAGAAGAATCTCATGTTTGTGGGTTTTTATGTTGTAGATGATGGGAAGATCTTTCATGGAAGTGGCGTTGGTGATGCTTTTGGTCCTCGCTGTTTCAAAGGAGACATCATGGGCTGCGGCATCATGTTCCCACGAGACTACATCCTGGATGGAGAAG GTGACGCAGACGACTGTGAACGGCTGGAGTTCCGCCCAACTCCTGCGGCTGTCCAGAACGTTTTATACCTCAATGAtgaggaagatgatgaagaggacGGGGATGATCAGGAGCAGGACCAGGACGGCCGAAAGGTGACGGTAAGTCTCGTTTGTG